One Candidatus Nitrososphaera evergladensis SR1 genomic window carries:
- a CDS encoding NADPH-dependent FMN reductase, with product MNNDNYNNNSVKILGIAGSLRRGSYNRAALRAAQKLLPGNARLEIFELDGIPPFNQDIEMQPPQAVSELKSKVRSADAVLFVTPEYNYSVSGVLKNAIDWGSRPHGDSAWEGKPAAIMGASVGMLGTARAQYHLRQMFVFLNMYALNRPEVMIANAARKFDAQGNLVDDETRERIRELMSALVSWTARLRQMQNKLAAA from the coding sequence ATGAATAATGACAATTATAATAATAACAGCGTGAAAATACTAGGGATAGCAGGCAGCCTCCGAAGAGGCTCGTACAACCGCGCCGCGCTCAGGGCCGCGCAAAAGCTCCTTCCTGGCAATGCGCGTCTAGAGATTTTCGAGCTTGATGGCATACCGCCCTTTAACCAAGACATCGAAATGCAGCCGCCGCAAGCAGTGTCGGAGCTGAAAAGCAAGGTGCGGTCGGCTGACGCCGTCCTTTTTGTCACGCCCGAGTACAACTATTCTGTCTCTGGTGTCTTGAAGAACGCTATTGACTGGGGGTCAAGGCCGCACGGCGACAGTGCGTGGGAGGGCAAGCCGGCAGCCATAATGGGCGCTTCCGTGGGAATGCTCGGCACGGCTCGCGCGCAATACCACTTGAGGCAGATGTTTGTCTTTCTCAACATGTACGCCCTTAACAGGCCGGAGGTAATGATCGCAAACGCTGCACGCAAATTTGACGCGCAGGGAAATCTGGTCGACGACGAGACGCGGGAAAGGATAAGGGAGCTCATGTCGGCTCTTGTCAGCTGGACCGCCAGACTCAGGCAAATGCAAAACAAGCTTGCGGCAGCATAG